In Scatophagus argus isolate fScaArg1 chromosome 3, fScaArg1.pri, whole genome shotgun sequence, one genomic interval encodes:
- the klhdc8a gene encoding kelch domain-containing protein 8A, which translates to MAVPSAHEFHWQSLAPLPSGRVYHSLSEVGGQMYMLGGCDAAGRPCPALELYSPEGDRWISLPPMPTPRAGAAVAVLGKQILVVGGVGEDQSPLKVVEMYNTEEGKWRKRSALREALMGVSITVKDGRALAVGGMGADLLPRSILQQYDLRKDLWALLPPMPTPRYDANTHLLANKLYVAGGRQCKRPVKAFEVYDAETRSWTTLPMMPCKRSYGGVIWDTNGRLCLLGGLRQGGGHQSSKFTKNVNIFDTSQGTWLKSEETVAMKTKRADFAAAFLRGRMVVAGGLGHEPSALDTVEAFHPQRKKWERLAPMTFPRCSTSSIVIRDRLLVVGGVNQVPSSAHEILYVKEEEYL; encoded by the exons ATGGCGGTACCTTCAGCCCATGAGTTTCACTGGCAGAGTCTGGCACCGCTGCCCAGCGGCCGTGTCTACCACAGTCTGTCTGAGGTGGGGGGGCAGATGTACATGCTGGGAGGCTGCGACGCTGCAGGGAGGCCCTGCCCCGCCCTGGAGCTCTACTCTCCTGAG GGCGACCGGTGGATAAGCTTGCCCCCCATGCCCACCCCTCGTGCTGGTGCAGCTGTTGCAGTGCTGGGAAAACAAATCCTGGTGGTGGGAGGGGTTGGTGAGGACCAGAGCCCCTTGAAGGTGGTGGAGATGTATAACACAGAGGAAGggaagtggaggaagaggagcgcATTGCGGGAGGCCCTGATGGGGGTATCCATCACTGTGAAAG atggcCGGGCTCTGGCAGTCGGGGGAATGGGTGCTGACCTGCTCCCTCGTAGCATCCTGCAGCAGTACGACCTTCGAAAGGACTTGTGGGCGCTACTTCCTCCCATGCCGACCCCACGCTATGATGCCAACACACATCTCCTGGCCAACAAGCTCTACGTGGCAG GCGGTCGTCAGTGTAAGCGACCAGTGAAGGCCTTCGAGGTGTATGACGCAGAGACACGTTCTTGGACCACGCTACCCATGATGCCTTGTAAACGTTCGTATGGGGGCGTGATATGGGACACAAACGGGAGGCTGTGTCTGCTCGGTGGACTGAGGCAAGGAGGAGGACACCAGAGCTCCAAGTTTACCAAgaatgtcaacatttttgacACCAGCCAAG GAACCTGGTTGAAGTCGGAGGAGACGGTGGcgatgaaaacaaagagagctgACTTTGCTGCTGCCTTCCTGCGTGGCCGGATGGTAGTAGCTGGAGGACTTG GTCATGAGCCCTCAGCCCTGGACACAGTGGAGGCCTTTCATCCTCAGAGAAAGAAGTGGGAGAGGTTGGCTCCCATGACCTTCCCCCGATGCTCCACTTCCTCCATCGTCATCAGGGACCGCCTCCTGGTGGTGGGAGGAGTCAACCAG gttcCCAGCTCGGCTCACGAGATCCTGTACGTAAAAGAGGAAGAGTATCTGTAG